The genomic segment CGGACCCCTGCGCGCTCTCCGCATCGGCTGCGCCGGAGCATCCTGCCAGGAGCAGGACACCGGCCACACCGGCGAAACCGACGGTCCGGCGCGCGGACGGCGACAGCGGCTGGCTCATCATGTGATCGAGCGTATGACCGGGCGCTATGAGAGCGCTGTGTCGGCGAGACCGCTCAGGCGTCGCCGCCGAACATGCTCGTGACAGAACCGTCCTCGAAGACCTCGTGGATGGCGCGGGCGAGCAACGGAGCGATCGGCAGGACGGTGAGCGTGTCCCACCGGCGCGACTCCGTGAGCGGGATGGTGTCGGTCACGACCACCTCGTCGATCGCCTCGTCCTGCAGGCGCACGCTGGCCGGGTCGCTGAAGATGGCGTGGGTGGCCGCGACGATGACGCGGCGTGCGCCGTTCGCCTTCAGCGCCTGCGCAGCCTTGACGATCGTGCCGCCGGTGTCGATCATGTCGTCGACGAGGAGGCAGGTGCGCCCCGCGACGGTGCCGACGATCTCGTGCACCGAGACCTGGTTGGCGACCTTGGGGTCGCGACGCTTGTGGATGATCGCGAGCGGGGCACCGAGACTGTCCGACCAGGTGTCCGCGACGCGGACGCGTCCCATGTCGGGCGAGACGATCGTGAGGGTCTCACGGTCCTCTTCGGTGAGGTTCGCACGGAAGTGCTCGAGCAGCACCGGCTTGGCGAACAGGTGGTCGACGGGTCCGTCGAAGAACCCCTGGATCTGCGCGGCGTGCAGGTCGACGCTCATCACGCGGTCGGCGCCGGCGGTCTTGAGGAGGTCGGCGACG from the Microbacterium ginsengiterrae genome contains:
- a CDS encoding ribose-phosphate diphosphokinase; this translates as MGHKKKTVALDRDNGVAPGLIAKTKKRLVVAGGRSHPELTTAVAEVLGMQAAPVEHRTFASGEIYSRFEVSIRGCDLFLIQTFGEPVNEWLMETLIMIDAAKRASAKRITVVAPYYPYSRQDKKGRGREPISARLVADLLKTAGADRVMSVDLHAAQIQGFFDGPVDHLFAKPVLLEHFRANLTEEDRETLTIVSPDMGRVRVADTWSDSLGAPLAIIHKRRDPKVANQVSVHEIVGTVAGRTCLLVDDMIDTGGTIVKAAQALKANGARRVIVAATHAIFSDPASVRLQDEAIDEVVVTDTIPLTESRRWDTLTVLPIAPLLARAIHEVFEDGSVTSMFGGDA